AGCAAGCCATCGAGTTGAAGGGTTTCCAACAAAGCCTGGACGACTTTGATTTCGCTATTATCCTCCTGAGTGAGGGCTTCGAGCTTGAGGGTGGTGCCTGCTTCCACCGCAAATAAACTCACCAACCCTACAAAACGCTGCTTCCCCTTGGCATCTGTCAGCCCCTGACGAATCCGTTTGCCATCAATGGAGGCTGCATAATTATCGGGAGAGTGAGTCTGGGCTTTCGAGAGCATCCATGCTTCAAATTGGTGGCTCAACGCTTGGAAGTCAAGACCCTTCATCACTCGACGAAAGGTACAGTGAGACGGAACTTCGAGGCTCTCAAGCCCCAATAGCTCACTTAAAGGCTGGCGATAATCGCTCACAAAGGTTTCTAACGGACGGTACCCTTGATATCCAGCAAGCATGCCCATCACCATCAATAGCAACAGCAGCCATAACGGATGAATACGGCCATGGGCACTGCGGAAATCCGGGACTTGCTTCAAAGTATCGATTAGATGGCTCATCGGTCTCTCTACTGTTGGTCAGTAGAACCATCCTATTTTTTCTAGGAGGAACGTAAAACAACCCTGGGTGTAGATCGCTTGAAGAGCTACCGTTTTAGGCGGTCATTTGCAAAATATGCTGTTGATAGAGTTGACTCAACTGCTGGGCTACACCTTGCCAGCTAAAGGTTGTTTCTACTCGTTTGCGGGCGGCGAGTCCCCATTGTTCTCTGAGAGCAGGATCTGCCAAAATTTGATCAATGGCTCGGGAAAATCCAGGAATATCTTTGGCCGGGATGAGTAAGCCCGTTTCATGGGGTAGAACGGTGAACTGTAGCCCCCCTACATCGCTGGCAATCACGGGTGTTCGGCTAGCCATTGATTCTATGGCGACTAGGCCAAAGGGTTCATAGTGACTCGGAACGACGCTGACATCAGCTGCTGCATAGTAGTAGGGCAAGGCGTCATTGCTAATTCGCCCCGGAAATTGTGTATGGTCGGCTAGATCGAGATCTTGAACGATACCTTCAATGCGATCGCGTTCCCAACCGTCTTTTTCCCCCGGACGACTACCCCCCCCAATAATCAAGCGTAAGGAGTCATCTGTCCTAAATTTAGACTGAGCCATGGCCCGGACGAGGGTTTCAATGCCTTTGCGAGGGTCAAAGCGACCAATATAGAAGACGACTTTAGCGTCTAGGGGAATGTCCAACTTTTGGCGGGCCTCGGCTCGGGTCATCGCTCCATAGCGACCAATGTCGGTGCCACAGGGAATGACTTGAATATTGCCACGGGATGAAAGATGCGATCGCATATGAGCTTCTTCCTGAGGACTCGTGGCCACAATACAGTCCGCAGCTTCTAAGCATTGCTTTTCGATCGCGAGCCGAGTCTTCGCAATGGTAGGAATATTGGGAACATTGGCATACTTGATCGCCCCTAGGGAGTGGTATGTATGCATTTGAACCAGAGGTTGGTGCTGTTTTAGTTCCATGCCGACCCAGCTGGACAGCCAATAATTCGTGTGCACCAAAGGATATTGACAGCCTTCTTGCTGTTGAAACCCTAGAAGTTCTCTGACGAATTGTGGTAGATACTCAAAAATTTCGTCCCGACTCACAAATTCAGTGGGGCCAGCAGTTAGGCGAATGGTGCGACAACCAGAGCAATGTTGGACCTGCTCAGCTTGTTGAGGGTGAGCCTTTCGGGTAAACATATCTACCTGCCAGCCGAGATGAGCTAGCGCTTCACCTACTTGGCGGACATAGACATTTTGTCCACCTGCTTCTTCTGCACCGATCTCAACTGCAGGATCACCATGTACAGAAATCAGTGCAACTTTGGTTGGCGGTCCATGGGGTGAGATTGGACTAAATGGACTCATGACCCTGCGCAGAACTAAGTAACACTTAGCAAGAATACTTCCAAAATTTGCAAAATAAATCAACAAATATTTATACAAAGCATAGCCTACAACCACCCTTTCCCTGATGAATTGCTGTGTTTCTCAACAATCGCCCAGCAAAAAAATGCTGAATGCGGAAATGATCCCCATTGTGATCCCTTTCCATAAGCTGGGGTTTTCGTATCCATTAGACATCAAAAACAGCAATTATCCGTAAATGCTTTGTTATAGATTTAATCCAATGTATATTGTTGTTAACATTGATTAAAGTCAACTAAAAGCGCTGACCTATGCAGATAACGAACCGAATCCATTTCCGAAACTTTAGCGGTGACCTCTTTGGGGGGATCACCGCTGCTGTTATTGCTTTGCCTATGGCTTTGACCTTTGGGGTTGCATCTGGTGCAGGTCCTGCTGCGGGCCTTTACGGTGCCATCTTGGTGGGCTTCTTTGCGGCTTTGTTTGGGGGCACGCCTACCCTGATCTCTGAACCTACGGGTCCGATGACTGTCATTATGACAGCGGTCATTGCCAATCTCACAGCAGCAAATTCAGAAAAAGGCTTAGCGATGGCCTTTACGGTGGTGATGATGGCAGGGGTATTCCAGATTCTGTTTGGTGTTCTGCGCTTAGGGAAATACGTCACCCTGATGCCCTATACCGTTGTGTCGGGCTTTATGTCAGGGATTGGCATCATTTTGGTGATCCTGCAGCTGGGACCCTTTTTAGGGGAGGCAGCGCCCAAAGGTGGGGTGCTAGGTACGCTCAGGGAGTTACCGACTCTTTTGTCGGAAATTAACGGCGCTGCGTTGTTTTTAAGCCTATTAACGGTAGCCATCATTGTCCTGATCCCGATCATTGTGCCCACTCAACTCAAGAAGTGGTTCCCACCTCAATTGGTTGCCCTATTAGTGGGTACCTTTGTCGCACTGTGGTTGTTCCCAGGTGCCAGCGTTGATCGGATTGCACCTTTTGAGGCCGGGTTGCCGACCCTACGAATGCCTGTTTTTACCCAGAGCGAACTGCAGCTGATGGTTGTGGATGCGATTATTTTGGCCGTTTTAGGGTGTATTGATGCCCTGTTAACCTCTGTGGTGGCTGATAGTCTAACCCGCACAGAGCATAACTCTAATAAGGAACTGATCGGCCAAGGGATTGGCAACCTAGTGTCTGGTTTGTGTGGTGGTATTGCAGGTGCTGGAGCGACGATGGGCACCGTGGTCAATATTCAAGCGGGTGGGCGAACGGCCCTCTCTGGTTTGACTCGCGCTTTTATCTTGTTGATTGTTGTGCTCTGGGCAGCCCCTTTAACCCAGAATATTCCCTTAGCCGTACTGGCGGGAATTGCCCTCAAGGTGGGGATTGACATTATTGACTGGGATTTCTTAAAGCGGGCTCATCAAGTGTCTTGGAAAGGGACCGCCATTATGTATGGGGTGATTGCCCTCACCGTTTTTGTTGACCTGATGGTGGCTGTGGGGATTGGGGTGTTTATTGCCAATATCGTTACGATTGATCGCCTGAGTACCCTGCAATCCAAATCAGTGAAGGCCATCACTGATGCAGACGATGAAATTCAACTGACAGAGGAAGAGAAAAAACTCCTCGATCAGGGCCAAGGACGCATGTTGCTCTTTCATTTAAGTGGTCCCATGATTTTTGGTGTGGCGAAAGCAATTTCACGAGAACAAAAAGCACTGAAATATTGTGAGGCTTTGGTTCTAGACTTGAGTGATGTGCCTCATATGGGGGTTACCTCGTCCTTGACCATTGAGAACGCGATTGAAGAAGCTCTCGACAAAGGTTGTTCTGTTTTTGTGGTTGGGGCTGCTGGCCAAACGAAACGCCGTCTAGGCAAATTAGGGATTTGGGACCGTCTTCCCCCGGAAAATTTATTGGCAACTCGAGTAGAAGCGTTGCGCAAAAGTGTCGCAGGTCTGGATCACTATGCGACCTCCGGTTGAGAATAGCTCACCCTTAATGTCTGGATGCTTAATCAAGGATGTTTTTCTGATTTGACAGATTATTGTTCACTTAATGTGGGATATGAATACATTCATCGATACTTTATCAATGTCACCGCTTCTCCAAGGCGGCATTTCTCAGCCTTGGTTAATCGCTGCAGCTAATGCAGATGAAGCGCCCCTCATCCTCTCAGGGGTACTCCTTAGCCTAGTGGTCATTTATCTGGCTAGTAAGCTTGGCGGTGAGTTATCACAGCTCTTAAACTTACCGCCTGTATTAGGAGAACTAGTGGGGGGTGTGGCCATTGGGGCCTCAGCCTTGCACCTGCTGGTCTTTGCGGAAGGTGGAACGGTGGCTGCCGATTCGGCCTTAATGCCGATTCTGCAGTTTATTGGCGGCAATCTTAGTGCGGAATCGATTACCTCAATTTTTGAAAGCCAGAGCGAAATCATTGAGATTTTGTCTGAGCTGGGGGTAATTATTCTGTTGTTTGAGATTGGCTTAGAGTCGGATCTCAGAGAACTGACGGAAGTGGGCTATCAGGCGGTGTTAGTGGCGGTTGTTGGAGTGGTGGCTCCCTTTACTGCAGGAACAGCCGGATTAATTCTCCTGTTCAATATGCCCACGATTCCCTCGATTTTTGCTGGAGCAGCGTTGACGGCAACCAGTATTGGTATTACCTCCAAAGTCCTGTCTGAATTGGGCTTTCTCAAATCAAAAGAAGGCCAAATCATTGTGGGGGCTGCCATTATTGATGATGTGTTAGGCATTATCGTCTTGGCGGTGGTGGCTAGCTTGGCGAAAACGGGCGAAGTCGATATCGTTAATGTTCTGTATTTGATTGGTAGTGCCACGGCGTTTTTGGTGGGCTCCATTCTATTAGGTCGATTTTTCAATCAGGCCTTTGTGACCATTGCCGATCAGCTCCAAACTCGCGGCAAACTGGTGATTCCTGCTTTGAGTTTTGCTTTTCTTATGGCTTTCCTCGCCAATGCAATTCACCTAGAAGCGATTTTGGGTGCCTTTGCAGCAGGTTTAGTGCTCGATGAAACCGATAAGCGCAAAGAGCTGGATCAGCAGGTGGTTCCCATTGCCGATATTCTCGTGCCGGTTTTCTTTGTGACTGTAGGGGCAAAAGCTGACTTAAGCGTTTTGAATCCTGCTATTCCTGAAAACCGTGAAGGTCTTGTTATTGCTGCCTTTTTGATTGTGGTGGCGATGATTGGCAAGCTGATTACGGGTTGGACTGTGATCGGTCAGCCTGGGATTAATCGATTTGCCATTGGCGTCGGTATGATTCCTCGGGGAGAAGTAGGTCTAGTGTTTGCTGGTATCGGTTCAGCCAGCGGTGTCCTAGATAAGCCCTTAGAAGCGGCGATTATTACGATGGTGATTCTAACTACCTTTGTGGCGCCGCCGTTATTGCGGGTAGCGTTTAAAGGTGGTGCGATCGCAATTGAGTCTCCGGCTAACTAGCACATCTCGAGAACTGCGATGCTGGGGTGATATCGCAGTTCCCTCACCCACTTCTCTCACCCCCTTTTTTAATTAACTCTTTTTAAAATCACCATGTTAGAAGCGTTTATCTTTGCGACGATTCTCTGTGGCTTTTTCGGCATCATCCTCAAGCAAAATCTGATGATGAAGATTATTGCAATGGATGTGATGAGTACTGGCGTCATTGCCTATTACGTCAAGATCTCAGCCCGACAAGGATTATTCACTCCCATTCTCACCAATAGTCATCAAGGGGCCTATGCGGATCCGGTCCCTCAAGCCGTGATTTTGACGGCAATTGTGATTGGTTTTTCGATTCAAGCGTTGATGCTGGTGGGCGTCATGAAGCTCTCCCGCGACAATCCCACCTTAGAAAGCCGCGAGATTGAAAAGACCTACACACCATGAACACCCTGACGATTATTTGGATAGCCCTGCCGTTTTTCGTGGGGTTTGTAGGGTATCTAGTCCCTAAAGTTGATCGGTACTTAGCCTTGGCCATGACCTTGGTGTCTGCCAGCTATGCCGCTCGGGTGTTGATGGAATCAATGCCGCTGACGGTGGAGCTGATGGATAACTTTGGGGTCACCCTCCAGATTGATAGTCTGAGTGGCTACTTTATCTTGACTAATGCCTTAGTTACGGCTGCCGTGATTTGCTACTGCTGGGGAACGGGAAAATCCGCGTTTTTTTATACCCAGACTATTATTCTCCATGGCAGCGTCAACGCCGTCTTTATTTGTGCTGACTTTATTAGCTTATATGTGGCCCTAGAGGTGATTGGCATTGCCGCCTTTTTGCTGGTGTCTTACCCCCGCACCAACCGGGCGATTTGGGTGGCTTTGCGCTACCTGTTTATCAGCAATACGGCCATGCTGTTTTATTTGGTGGGGGCTGTGTTGGTGTATCAAGCCAACAACTCCTTTGCCTTTGCGGGCTTGGCAAAGGCACCCCCAGAAGCCTTAGCCTTGATTTTCCTGGGACTGCTGACCAAAGGCGGCATCTTTGTATCGGGGTTGTGGTTACCCTTAACCCATTCCGAGTCAGAAACCCCTGTCTCTGCCCTACTCTCCGGTGTTGTGGTGAAAACAGGTGTCTTTCCTTTGGCTCGGATGGCCTTGATGGTGGATGCAGTCGCCCCAGTGATCACCTTATTTGGGATTGGCACCGCCTTTTTGGGAATTAGCTTGGCTCTCTTCGAGCAGGATACCAAGCGGCTGTTGGCTCAAAGCACGATTTCCCAACTTGGATTTATCCTGGCTGCCCCTGCTGTAGGTGGGTTCTATGCCTTGACCCACGGCTTGGTGAAAGCCACCCTCTTTTTAACCGCAGGCACCTTGCCTAGTCGAGATTTTCAGGAACTGCACAAGCAGCCAATTCCGCGATCTCTATGGCTGGTCTTGGTTATGGCCAGTTGCTCCATCTCCGGTATTCCCCTCTGGGCTGGTTTTGCTTCCAAGGCCTTAACCCTAAAGAGTTTGCTGCCCTGGCAAATGATTACCCTCAATATTGCCACTGTGGGTACCAGTGCCATCTTCGCCAAATTTATCTTTTTGCCCCATCAAAGTGAATCTAAGTCGATTAGGCCCGGCTTTTGGGTAGCAGTGCTGCTGCTATTAGGCGGCTTGCTGGCGGCGAATGGTGTCTATTACCAGGCTTATACCCTAGCCAATATTGGCAAAGCCATAGCAAAAGTAGGGATTGGCTGGCTGGTCTATTGGCTCGTTATCCGACGGGTGGTGCTGAAACTACCACGGGTCCAAGAACAAATCGAGCATTTAATTGGGGGGATGAGCTTAATGTTAGTTCTACTGTTCTGGATGGTGTTGGCATGACTGGATATCTAAATATTCTGCTGCGCTTAGCCATCTGGTTTTTGCTGACCGCCGATTTTGGCATTGCCAATATCATCATTGGCGTCTGTGTAGCTCTATTGCTACCGCGCCGCGCAAATCCGGGGGCCTTAAAAGATTGGCTGCATGCGATCGGGGAAATTATTATTGCCATTCCCCAAGCTTTTATTGAGGCGATTGAAATTATGGTTCGTCCCCATCGCTATGAAGCGATGACGATGGAACATGTCAAACCACAACGCACTCCTGGTCTAATTTTTCTCGATATTTTCGTGATTACCTTTACCCCGAAAACCATTGTGTTGAAATACCACGAGGAAGGGTTGTACGAAGTCCACCGGATCCAGCGGAGGAAGCAGTCATGAATATCATCCTAATTGCGATGATTCTGGCCCTAGCGATTCCCATTTATGAAGCCTGTCAGGACGAGGATGTGTGGCAGAAAATGTTGGCCTTTGCCAGTATCGCCAGTAAAACGTCGATCATGATTTTGGTAATTTCAGTTCTGCGGGATGACTGGATGATTGGCGTTGTCGGGGTGTTGATTCTCAGTGTTGGCAATGCAGCCCTGATGCTGTTGGCTCATATTATTAAACGGATTAGTGACGGATGATTAACGCAATTAGTTATGTCTGTATGGGCATGGGCATGGTCTTCTGGTTTTGGGGCACCTGGCCCTTAGTGGGTCACCGCTCAGTGCTGTATAAGCTCCATAGCCTCTCCGTGGCCGATACCTTGGGTTCCATGTTAATTGTCGTCGGTTTGCTGCTTAAAATTCCCCGAGAGTGGCCCTTGCTGGTGTTAGCCATTCTATCCCTGGCCATCTGGAATACGGTGCTGGGATATGTGTTGGCCTATTGCTCAAGTAGTCCCAAGGAGGCCGAGACATAATGGAAGATAGCTATGTTTACATCATTATTGCCCTGTTGCCTTTGACCGCAACAATGGTGGTGCTGCAGGTCAATCCCTACCATGCTCTGATTATTCGGGGGATTTTGGGTGCGGTAGCCGCTCTGGTCTATGCCGTCTTGGGGGCAGCAGATGTGGCCTTAACAGAGGCTCTCGTCGGAACTATGCTGGCGATTACCCTCTATGCAGTAGCAGTCCGCTCCTCCCTAGTGGTGCGATTGGGAGTACTCCAAGCCGTCGAGCCCCAAGGGTTTCAATCTTGGATTGAAGGATGTCGGACGGTATTCTCTAAGCACTATATGCGCTTAGAGCTGGTCAATTACCCCAATGACCAAGACCTCCGCCAAGCCTTGAATGAAAAGGAAGTGCATGCCATTTATCTGCCTCAACAGCCTGCTGAATCCCAGGATCAAGCCCTAATTCGCGTCCCTCGCTTATACGAAATTATGGAAGCAGAATTGACATCACCCGCAACAACCCTGACCTGTGTAACGGTGGCTGAGTCTGCGGAGGTGAAGGTATGAAGTGGCTGTATATCCTTGCGGGCTTGGCTCTCTATGTCAAAATTTTGGTGATGCCTAATCCAGACTTAGATATCCCTGATCTATCGTTTGTGCAGGCTGTTGTCGATGATAGTGGTGTTCCCAATGCCTTAGCGGGCATTATTTTCAGGAATCGCCTCTACGACACGATTTTCGAGGTGGTGGTGTTTACCATTGCAATTATGGGCGTCCGTTTTCTGCTGGCGGATGAGCAGCCCTCTAAAAAGGTGCATCGATTTACAGATGAACCCTCGATTGTCCTTGCCAGGTTAGGGGCAACCATTGCCTCCTTGGTTAGTATCGAGTTAGCGATTCGAGGTCATTTAAGTCCTGGAGGCGGATTTGCAGCAGGTGTGGCAGGCGGTACCGCGATAGGTCTAATTGCGATTACCTCATCTTCGAAGTGGATGCAAGGAATCTATCAGCGCTGGCGAGCGGCTATGTGGGAGAAGATTTCCGTGCTGATATTTTTGGTCTTAGCTGCAATCACGTTGGTCGGTTTTGAGTTACCTCACGGTGAACTCGGTGCTTTGGTCAGTGGGGGTGTGATTCCTATTCTTAATGTATTGGTGGCGATTAAGGTAGCTCTCGGTTCTTGGGCTGTGATTTTGGTGTTTATTCGATATCGTGGGTTGTTGTAGGCTATGTCTTGTAATGCTTCCAAAGGAGCAACGGCAAGTTTGCATATCGGAAAACTTCCGTGAAGCTGCTTTAGCATTCAGCGGTGCTAATGTAAAACTAGCTTTGTGTTGAGAGTTAGAAAAGCTATAACTGTTTTTATGTTAGGAAGAGATCAGCCTTCTAAGCCTAATCATTAATCAATCGATGGACATAGTTGCTGCCACACCTGATGAAATCAACGTAATGATCTGCTATCGGGATGGGCAGAAGCAAAGCCTGAAACAGACGCCATTTTTCTCGTTTGCCAACAAACGCTGGTACCGAGACAAAATCGCTGAAATTGACTGCTACATCAATGCAGCAAAAGTCACGGAGCGTGTCTTCTCTGTTCCAGGCTTCAAACGCAGAATATCTTGGTGGGATGAGTCTAAGAGCTGCTACTACACTGAAATAAACGGCCTCATCTGTGAAATTGACGAATATGTACATGGCGATTGTCTTTGCATTCAGCAAAGTGCTACTCCACAGGTAACCGTGCACGAATGCCCAGACGGTGAAGTGTGTACTGCGATCATTATTGACGCAGACATCAACAGAATTGAAGACATATCCGATGCTGTCTCTAGTGAAGTACCAGTGTGCAGCGTATTTCCCGGTTACTACGAATCCATCGTGGCCGATATCAACGCGTGCGTGGAGCCCTTGTTTCCGCATGAACGCCCTGAATATGTCAATGACGATGTTTATTGGTTTTACTTTCACAACGAATGCGCTCATTGTGCCGCAGCATATGGTGCTTAAGGAAGATGCCTAGAGCCACTTCAACCGATGACTGATGAACTTCTCGAACACATACGCAAACGCCCAAGAATGTACGTTGGCTCGACCGAGTTTTGGGGCTTCATCAACTACTTAGTCTGCGCGTATCGCTTGTTGATTCAGTGGGGGGCAACCCGTATCGAGCTGACGCAAGACACTGCGTTTACGCTTTATTCTGACGCCACGCTCCCTTTGGATTTAGACACTAACAACCCGTTTGAGTCCATCTCGACAAACTTTAACCATGTCGATGCATGTATCCTGAACGCATTGTCAAAGCGGCTGGATATTTACAACGCAGATGGCGTTGCCTACGCATATGAGCTTGGGAAACGAGTAACCAGTTCGAGCGAACACTTGGCGTCAATTGGTGTGACACTTCATTTCATCCCAGATGATGACATATTCTCCGTGACCGATCTTCAACCAGCGGTTGTCAGCAGCTACCTCCACCGCATGTCATATTTATATCCTCGTATTCAGTTTTCGGTCATCGCTGACGACTACAAATCGGTTTACTCGCGTCCTGGTGGTATCGCGGAGATGTTTAAGGGTGTCTCAGCTCCCTATCAACTGCTACATGAACCGATTCATGTGTCCGGTAAGGATGGCGACTTCGAGATGGAACTGGTCTTTGCATTCCACAGTTGGTCCGAGGAAATGACGTGGACCTTTGCCAATTACGGACGCGCTGCTGATGGCGGCACCCATGATGACGGATTGCGTGCTGCCTTGGATGACTTTGCAAGCGAGGTGATCGGCAATGATGACAGGCATAATCGTCCTGGCTATTTGGCTATATTGTCTTTTCAATACCCCAATGTACAATTTGCGGGATGTATCAAGAGCAAGATTGGCAACATCGAATTGGAAGCAAAAACATACAACTTGGTTGGCAAACTATTAAGTTCGATTGATGTGGTAGGTCTAGCGCACCTCAAAAGCATGAGCCGATTTCAGTCCGCAGACTTTTGGTGATACCCAAATTGCCTTGCATCACCCGTGACAGAGCAATGCTATGAACTGGAGCGGTTAAGGCAGACTGATTCATAATGGACACTCAATGATTGCCACTCGATAACAGCAAGTGTTAGACCTCTATCCTGCTTTGCAGTTTTTTGGGTGAGAAATTCTCGACAAAATGAGAGAACAAGTTTGTGATAATCTCTGACCGACGGTAAAGTTTGCTCCCGATATAGCAGGCATGGCAAAACTCCCAAACGACATCTCAGAGACAATCTGGAGATTAAAGCGGCAATTAGCTGATGTGATCGAGAATGCTAGAACTACTGAGTTCGCCCTGTTCAACACATTCGGTGAAACCGAACGAACCATTGTTTATCTTGACGATTTGCAAAGTGTTGCAGAGCAGGCGACTGAGCGATTTACCCAGTTTTCAAGCCTGCAAATTCGGATTTTCAACATTCAGCCTCATGTTCCAAGAGATATGCTAGAGCTAGTGATGCAAATTATTTCGAATACAGAGGCTAGACTGCCAGCACTAGAACAAAGTATTCAAGAAATTAAGACCGAGTGGAAGTTACCATGACCAACCAACTATTGATGCCCGATCCGTCCGTTGATCCACGTCTGTTGGGAAATCTTCGTCGTGCTCGTCTAGAAATTGAGGAATTAGGATTACAGCTTGATGAAGTACTGGCTAAATTTGACGAAGAAATCCGTCAGCAAAGGCTTAAACGCATTCAGCAGTCCTTAAATCTTGCCGACAAGCAACCACTTAGTTCATGACTATCAGTGGAAGTGTTAACACGGAAGTAAGCGTTCAGATCTCTGATGGTTAGATTGATAGAAGACACTCCGATGACTCAAGTTACCCTCAATATCCCGGATGACTTATTTGAGAATTCAGACGACACTTCCATAGACTTAGCCCAGCGATTACAGTTAGCAGCCGCGATCTACTGGTATACCCGTGGCGAGATCTCCCAAGGGAAGGCTGCACAGTTAGCTGAAATGACACGTAAAAAATTCCTTGAACGATTGGCCCATGAAAACCTAGATGTGTTTCAAGTCGATTTAGAAGATTTAGCTCAGGAGTTAGTCTTAGACTGTCGGCTAACATGAGGTAAGACTTATGGGTCACAAGTATGGTCACAACAGTTGTACCAGTTGAGCATGAAGCCATTGGAGAAAAACGCGTCAGTGTTAGCGGCTTGACGTGGGATGCCTATCAGCAAATTCTGCATGCCTTACCTAATAGTCGAGCAGTTAGACTCACCTATGACCAAGGAACTTTAGAAATCGCGATGCCTCTGGAAGATCATGAATTTGCCCTGCGATTAATTGAGCGATTCATTGTGATTTTGGTGGCGACTATGGGAATGAAGATCAAAACAATGGGGTCCACAACCATGGATCGCCCAGATTTAGATCGGGGGTCTGAACCCGATTGTGCCTATTACATTCAAAATCAAGCGGTGGTTGCAGGACGGAAGGTTGACTTCTCTCAAGATCCACCACCGGATTTGGTTGTAGAAGTAGACATTACCAACACGGATATTGCTAAAGATCGGCTGTATGCCTCGATGGGAGTGCCTGAGTTTTGGCGCTATAACGGGCAGGTGTGGCGGATTTTTCAACTGCAGGGAGAAGCGTATCACGAATGCGATCGCAGCCCCACCTTCAATTGGGTCAACAAAGAAGACCTATACCACTTCCTAGCACAAGCTCAACAGGATGAAATTGCTGCGGAGCAAGCGTTCC
The genomic region above belongs to Acaryochloris sp. CCMEE 5410 and contains:
- a CDS encoding DNA gyrase subunit B produces the protein MTDELLEHIRKRPRMYVGSTEFWGFINYLVCAYRLLIQWGATRIELTQDTAFTLYSDATLPLDLDTNNPFESISTNFNHVDACILNALSKRLDIYNADGVAYAYELGKRVTSSSEHLASIGVTLHFIPDDDIFSVTDLQPAVVSSYLHRMSYLYPRIQFSVIADDYKSVYSRPGGIAEMFKGVSAPYQLLHEPIHVSGKDGDFEMELVFAFHSWSEEMTWTFANYGRAADGGTHDDGLRAALDDFASEVIGNDDRHNRPGYLAILSFQYPNVQFAGCIKSKIGNIELEAKTYNLVGKLLSSIDVVGLAHLKSMSRFQSADFW
- a CDS encoding Uma2 family endonuclease — encoded protein: MVTTVVPVEHEAIGEKRVSVSGLTWDAYQQILHALPNSRAVRLTYDQGTLEIAMPLEDHEFALRLIERFIVILVATMGMKIKTMGSTTMDRPDLDRGSEPDCAYYIQNQAVVAGRKVDFSQDPPPDLVVEVDITNTDIAKDRLYASMGVPEFWRYNGQVWRIFQLQGEAYHECDRSPTFNWVNKEDLYHFLAQAQQDEIAAEQAFRSWAQEQCQ
- a CDS encoding UPF0175 family protein, which produces MTQVTLNIPDDLFENSDDTSIDLAQRLQLAAAIYWYTRGEISQGKAAQLAEMTRKKFLERLAHENLDVFQVDLEDLAQELVLDCRLT